In one window of Henckelia pumila isolate YLH828 chromosome 1, ASM3356847v2, whole genome shotgun sequence DNA:
- the LOC140874213 gene encoding uncharacterized protein: MAAVEDYGISSPLQLHMISAFLATEPPDVVISLARDCGGGSLDDRVQSCIWRQCICKADVKLQGPYLKRFLKKLILEIESDGQDVLDELYEHYAFYLTSLQDNDVAKGNSRILKSISFLFADESSGLVSCPKSRNLEVQLQCSLNMLEGDTGCSLWPSSIFLSEFILSFPEIFANKCCFEVGSGVGLVGVCIAHVKASKVILSDGDLSALANMKVNLELNHLSTNSYSIDDRVVRSMVQCVCLPWESATKDDLRRFAPDIILGADVIYDPSCLPHLVQVLATLLRPESSSHNEKRLNHSLQEKVASNGSPVPEILGHPSTNGPVAFLTSVIRNIETFNYFLALAKKADLIAMDITEKVEIFEFLPYLRSYPRSNVRIFKIYM, encoded by the exons ATGGCGGCGGTGGAAGATTATGGCATTTCTTCCCCTTTGCAGCTTCATATGATATCTGCGTTTCTTGCTACGGAGCCACCAGATGTTGTAATCTCACTCGCCAG GGATTGTGGCGGCGGTTCCCTCGATGACAGAGTGCAGAGTTGCATTTGGCGCCAATGTATTTGTAAAGCT GATGTGAAGTTGCAAGGTCCTTACTTGAAAAGGTTTTTGAAGAAACTAATTCTTGAAATCGAATCTGACGGCCAAGATGTTTTGGATGAACTATACGAACACTATGCTTTTTATTTGACTTCCTTACAG GATAATGATGTTGCCAAGGGGAACTCGAGAATCTTGAAAAGTATCTCATTTCTATTTGCTGATG AATCGTCTGGACTCGTTAGCTGCCCAAAGTCTAGGAATTTAGAGGTTCAGCTTCAGTGTTCTCTCAACATGCTCGAAGGAGATACTGG GTGCTCTCTTTGGCCATCCAGCATATTCCTGTCAGAATTTATCCTTTCATTCCCAGAGATATTTGCAAATAAGTGTTGCTTTGAG GTTGGCTCAGGAGTTGGTTTGGTTGGCGTTTGCATAGCTCACGTGAAAGCATCCAAG GTGATACTAAGCGATGGCGACCTCTCAGCTTTAGCTAACATGAAGGTTAACTTGGAACTGAACCATCTGAGCACCAATAGTTATTCCATAGATGACCGTGTGGTCCGCAGTATG GTGCAGTGTGTTTGTTTACCTTGGGAATCTGCTACGAAGGATGATCTCCGTAGGTTCGCACCTGACATAAT TTTAGGCGCAGACGTAATTTATGACCCATCATGCCTTCCTCATCTTGTTCAAGTCCTAGCCACCCTTTTGAGACCAGAATCGTCGTCGCATAATGAAAAAAGATTAAATCACTCTCTCCAAGAAAAAGTAGCAAGTAATGGCTCTCCAGTTCCCGAAATTCTTGGCCATCCTTCGACCAATGGCCCCGTTGCATTTCTTACTTCTGTGATTCGGAACATCGAAACATTCAACTATTTTCTTGCTCTGGCAAAAAAGGCCGACCTGATTGCCATGGACATTACTGAAAAGGTAGAGATATTTGAGTTTCTTCCTTACTTAAGATCTTACCCACGATCAAATGTTCGAATATTTAAGATTTATATGTAA